The following coding sequences lie in one Schistosoma mansoni strain Puerto Rico chromosome 3, complete genome genomic window:
- a CDS encoding putative homeobox protein SMOX-4, translated as MNSSTDRLLNNHNCQNHHLNNNIEYSDDKENCLNESLEYNHQIKLNKQNQNSFRNRTAFTDYQLICLEREFSHIQYLSRIDRIHLAQNLNLTEKQVKIWFQNRRVRWRKRNLF; from the coding sequence ATGAATTCATCTACTGACAGAttattaaataatcataattgtcaaaatcatcatcttaataataatattgaatattcaGATGATAAAGagaattgtttaaatgaatcccttgaatataatcatcaaataaaattaaataaacaaaatcaaaattcATTTAGAAATCGTACAGCATTTACAGATTATCAATTAATTTGTTTAGAACGTGAATTTTCTCATATACAATATTTATCACGTATTGATCGAATACATTTAGCGCAAAATTTAAATTTAACTGAAAAACAAGTTAAAATATGGTTTCAAAATCGTCGAGTACGTTGGagaaaaagaaatttattttaa